TTCACCGCTGATCTCTTCACGCTGGTTTTCGATCGTTGAACGTTCTTCTTTTAAGTTATCCAATGACTCAGCACTTGCTGTATTTGAAAAAGCAGGAACGCTGCTTACAACTAACGCTGTTGCTAATGACAAACTGACGAATGACTTTTTCACAATCTGTTCTCCCTTCGAATCTAATACTCTTTTTTTCTATCTTTAAACGCGCAGGAATTTTCTGACGGACATAAAGCTTCCCCATACGCCGATTACGACGCCCATCAGAAGAATTAATGCGTTAATTTGATAAATGAATGGTGAGAAATCAAGCAGCTGGATAAATGAATTCTCCAGTCTTGGTTCCATAAACTGCGTAATGTTGTAATAAAGCAGTGTAACAACGGTAATTGGTAAAATGGAACCGATGATACCCAGCCAGATCCCCTCAAGAATAAATGGAATTCTGACGAACCAGTTGGAGGCTCCAACGAGTTTCATAATCTCAATTTCCGTCTTTCTAGCCATAATGGTGATTTTAATGGTGTTTGAAATCAGGAACATTGCGGTAAACAGTAAACCGAAGATTAAAACGGCACCGACGTTCCGGCTGACTTCAAGGACACTGAACAGCTGATCGATTTTCCCTTCTCCGTACTCGACACTGTATGTGTTATCAAAATTTTCGATCTGTGTAGCCAGACGCTCAGTCTGTCTCGGATCGACTGCTTTGACAACAAATTTGTCGCGGAGCGGATTGTTTTGTTCGAACAATGCCATGTCTTCACCAAAGCTGCTTACTAGACTTGAAAGCTCTTCTTCCTTAGATGAAAAGGTGATCGATTCGACACCGGATAATTCATCCATTTGCTGTTCAAGTGAAGCAATAGCTGTTTCATCAGCTTCCAATTCAACGTAGACATTCATCTCTACATCATTTTCTATATCATCAGCTGCTTTGTTCATATTTAACATAAGCGCAGTGAATACACCGACTAAAAGTAGTGTAACGGTAACGGCACTGATGGATGCGAAAGTCATCCAGCCGTTTCGTGCGAGGCTCTTAAAGCTCTCTCTGAAGTGTCTTGAAATTGTTCTAGTTTTCATAACCGTAGTCCCCCCGCTGTTCATCACGTACAATAACACCATTTTCGATGGCCAGTACTCTGTGACGGATCGTGTTGACTATTTCGCGGTTATGCGTAGCCATTATTATCGTTGTACCTCTCGAATTAATCTCTTCGAACAGGTTCATAATTTCCCATGAAGTCTCCGGATCAAGATTTCCAGTCGGCTCATCGGCAATCACCACTTTTGGTGTATTAACGATGGACCTTGCAATCGATACTCGCTGCTGTTCTCCTCCGGAAAGCTCATCGGGCATCATGCGGGCTTTATGTTTCAAACCAACAAGAGAAAGGACTTCCATAACCTTCTCCTTGATTACCTTTGGCTGTTCCTCAATTACTTCTAAGGCAAATGCGACATTTTCATAAACCGTAAGCTTATTCAAAAGCTTAAAATCCTGAAACACCACACCGATGTTTCTTCTTAAGTAAGGCACTCGCTTATTTTTTAAGCTGCCAATATCAATTCCATTAACGGAAATGGTACCCTTCGTCGGTTTTTCTTCACGGTACATCATTTTAATAAATGTTGATTTACCGGCTCCGGACGGTCCGACAACATAGACAAATTCGCCGGGTTGAATCTTAACATCAAACCCATTTGCAGCCATGATGCCGTTCGGGTATTTCTTGTAAACCTCTTTCATCTCGATCATATCATTACTCACCTTATCGCTGTATTTCATTCTATGATGATCTTCGCCTGGCTGCAGATTCAATTCGACAGCGCCAAAACATTGTATTTATAGGAATAAATAGCTATCTGTCAAACATGGACGGAATAGCTCGAATTTTTGGCACAAGAGTATTATATCATTCTAAGAATTTTTGTTAACGATATTTATATTACATTTATATTTCTTAACTGCAACAAAAAAAGAATCTTTTACCAATTTAGGCAAAAGACTCTTTTATTTTCCATCCTTATTGCTGTTCAGAAAGCCATTGTGCGACAACCTCTGCCTCTTCACCTTCAATTAAATTGCCAGGCATACGGCCTTTACCATTTTGGATGATGTCCAAAATTTCGTCATAACTGTAGCGTGATCCGACTTCTTCCAGGTTCGGGCCGCTACCACCTTCCAGATTATCACCGTGACAGCCGGAACAGTTTTGAACGTAAATTTCGCGCGGATCCAGCTCACCTGAAGATGCTTCTTCTCCTGATCCACTATCGGTCGCTTCCTCTCCACCACCACACGCACCGAGGACGAGGACTGACCCTGCAGCTAATGCTAACCACCATTTCTTCATTTCTTCACCTCATTCTTCAATTATTCACTTTCTTTTATATAAATGAAAGTGAATGGTTCTTTTTCCAAAATAACATTCTATTCCCTTTTAAAACCTTCACCTAAGACTTCGGACGCATCATTTACAATGACAAATGCTTTCGGATCAATCTTTTTAACTACGTTTTTCAACCTTGTAAATTCAGTCTGATCAATGACACACATTAAAATTGGACGCTCGTGATCTGTATAGCCGCCATACGCCGACAGCTTTGTTACACCCCGATCCACTTCATCAAAAATAGCCTGACTGATTTCTTCCTGACGGTTGGTAATAATATGCACCATTTTCGAACGATTTAACCCGACTTGTACCAGATCAATCGTTTTACTCGTTACATAAAGGCCGATCAATGCATATAGTCCCGCCTCAATGTCAAAAACGAGTGCGGCTGCAAGCACAATCATTCCGTCAATAAAAGCAACACACGTCCCAAGACCAAATCCGCTGTACTTATGTATAATCTGTGCGGCAAGGTCTGTTCCACCTGTAGATGCTTTACCTCTAAATACAATTCCTAAACCTATCCCAACGCCAATTCCGCCGAACAATGCACCGAGCAGCGGATCCTCCGTCCAAGGCTCCCAGCTTTCAGTCAGCAGCACGTAAAATGGAAGCACCACTGTGCCTACAGCCGTTTTTAAGCCAAACTGAAGACCAAGAAAGATCAACCCGGCAATAAATAAAGGAATATTAAATGCATACTGAACGTAAGCCGGCCGCCAATCAAACAACCCATTTAAAATGGTACTGATCCCGCTCACTCCGCCGGATGCCACATTATTCGGCAAAAGAAACACGTTAAACGCCACTGCAACAAAAAACGCCCCAATTAAAATATACACAAAATCGAGCACGACAGGCCATTTTCCAGACGCTTTCGGTACTCTCCGATTCCGTTTTTTCATCAATCGTTCATCCTTTCTTCACACGTTCGACAACGTTTTGCAGTATAGCACGAAGTCCGGCCCGTGTGAATGCTGTCAGGATAGAGCGTTAGTGTGGTAAAGGATTGTGGTAGCTGGAGGCACGGGATGGGAATGCGACGGTGCTGAAGCCGGGGAGAGGATGGAAGCGGGATAGCGATGGAGGCGGAGGCGGGGATGAGAGCGGGATAGCGATGGAGGCGGAGGCGGAGATGAGAGCGGGCGTGACGTGCATCAACAGAAACGGTCGTCTTAACAACAGAAACATAACTGCTTAAGACAACTTTTAAGCTCCTTACAACAATTTAACCTGCTCTTTAAACATTATCGCTCTCGGTCTGAAACCGATTGACAGAATCATCACCGCTTACGACCGAAACGCCGGCGCTTACGACAAAGATTAAACTCAACTGTTCAACAACTCACCAGCAAATTAATTAGCCACTCTCAAAAAAAGGCGACGCTAACTAACGTACTAACCGACAGTACAACACAATCAACAAAATTCATCTTCCTTTCAACAGAAACATCCTCTCTTACAACAACTTCTCAGCTCCTTACGACAATTCAGCCTGCTCTTTTAACATTATCACTTCCGCTCCCAGGCCGATCGACAGAAACATCACCGCTTACG
The sequence above is drawn from the Jeotgalibacillus aurantiacus genome and encodes:
- the ftsX gene encoding permease-like cell division protein FtsX, whose amino-acid sequence is MKTRTISRHFRESFKSLARNGWMTFASISAVTVTLLLVGVFTALMLNMNKAADDIENDVEMNVYVELEADETAIASLEQQMDELSGVESITFSSKEEELSSLVSSFGEDMALFEQNNPLRDKFVVKAVDPRQTERLATQIENFDNTYSVEYGEGKIDQLFSVLEVSRNVGAVLIFGLLFTAMFLISNTIKITIMARKTEIEIMKLVGASNWFVRIPFILEGIWLGIIGSILPITVVTLLYYNITQFMEPRLENSFIQLLDFSPFIYQINALILLMGVVIGVWGSFMSVRKFLRV
- the ftsE gene encoding cell division ATP-binding protein FtsE codes for the protein MIEMKEVYKKYPNGIMAANGFDVKIQPGEFVYVVGPSGAGKSTFIKMMYREEKPTKGTISVNGIDIGSLKNKRVPYLRRNIGVVFQDFKLLNKLTVYENVAFALEVIEEQPKVIKEKVMEVLSLVGLKHKARMMPDELSGGEQQRVSIARSIVNTPKVVIADEPTGNLDPETSWEIMNLFEEINSRGTTIIMATHNREIVNTIRHRVLAIENGVIVRDEQRGDYGYEN
- the cccB gene encoding cytochrome c551 codes for the protein MKKWWLALAAGSVLVLGACGGGEEATDSGSGEEASSGELDPREIYVQNCSGCHGDNLEGGSGPNLEEVGSRYSYDEILDIIQNGKGRMPGNLIEGEEAEVVAQWLSEQQ
- a CDS encoding YitT family protein produces the protein MKKRNRRVPKASGKWPVVLDFVYILIGAFFVAVAFNVFLLPNNVASGGVSGISTILNGLFDWRPAYVQYAFNIPLFIAGLIFLGLQFGLKTAVGTVVLPFYVLLTESWEPWTEDPLLGALFGGIGVGIGLGIVFRGKASTGGTDLAAQIIHKYSGFGLGTCVAFIDGMIVLAAALVFDIEAGLYALIGLYVTSKTIDLVQVGLNRSKMVHIITNRQEEISQAIFDEVDRGVTKLSAYGGYTDHERPILMCVIDQTEFTRLKNVVKKIDPKAFVIVNDASEVLGEGFKRE